Proteins encoded together in one Porites lutea chromosome 2, jaPorLute2.1, whole genome shotgun sequence window:
- the LOC140928201 gene encoding E3 ubiquitin-protein ligase TRIM45-like translates to MESLLKNLQKHVTCSICLDTFTEPKTIACLHTFCLKCLEKHAQTSSRDGKFRCPECQAEVAVPEGLRFDKLPTGFLQNSLLGLLTVQQSGDGREISCSSCRKKSAETSFCFECGRFMCPDCVNAHELLRNVAFDGHKVRPIRNFKTDDYEALLKRKSFCHEPYHEREVTRFFCLACQSCVCQVCVITDHRDHRVEPLDKTADAEKAIIMTGVDLMKQKSQVCGDVIRQFEQTVIDLERNVTAAKREVSHAAEQMIAKIRECELDAITDLEDTRLFRTEKLNSVKTQVQSLAKQINQAVEFADNLVQRSSSSVIMENKPYLQQRFADLNMTQVPSVQVSPHVKFVPTCTPENLTLGIIEPIVHGLTQDFQAGLESSIAICPKVNIDVQDKDKKFQAEVIVEPSELVGSLMTRGCEDGKRFVVRFTPKLSGVYNVSVKINGKALPDSPFTVPVRDRKFHMLGEFDLKQLEDLQGPFRIAVSRDGLVAVVDCDGHCILVFDKKGQFLRKFGRKGKNRGELHAPAGVTFFNDDEILVTDYLNHRVQLFNVYTGSCELSFGKYGKELGELHNPESVCVDDEGRVAIADCFNNRMQVFTVDGEPLFIFGDRGSGKLNRPSGCVFHNKRFIVSDTWNHCLKIFDHSGKFLGKIGEQGQGVGHFNWPQGLCLDKQGNHYNILVCDSGNGRIVQLTMDGFFTGKTAIKLQDPIAIARTPDGPVLVSDYESKKIYVLK, encoded by the coding sequence ATGGAGTCTCTATTGAAAAACCTTCAGAAGCACGTAACGTGCTCGATTTGTTTGGATACGTTCACAGAACCCAAGACAATAGCCTGTCTCCATACGTTCTGCCTCAAATGTTTGGAAAAACACGCTCAAACGAGCTCTCGAGATGGAAAATTTCGCTGCCCCGAGTGTCAGGCAGAAGTGGCAGTCCCAGAAGGACTTCGCTTTGACAAATTGCCCACTGGTTTCCTTCAGAATAGTTTACTTGGTCTTCTCACTGTGCAGCAAAGCGGCGATGGACGCGAGATTAGTTGCAGCAGCTGCCGAAAAAAGAGCGCGGAGACAAGTTTTTGCTTCGAGTGTGGCCGATTTATGTGTCCGGACTGCGTCAACGCCCACGAACTTCTACGAAATGTCGCGTTTGACGGACACAAAGTCAGACCGATAAGAAACTTCAAGACCGACGATTACGAGGCCCTGTTAAAACGAAAATCGTTTTGCCACGAACCGTACCACGAGCGAGAAGTGACGAGGTTTTTCTGCCTCGCGTGCCAGTCGTGTGTGTGTCAGGTTTGTGTGATCACTGATCACAGGGATCATCGAGTGGAACCCCTCGACAAGACAGCAGATGCGGAGAAAGCGATAATCATGACTGGTGTGGATTTGATGAAACAGAAAAGTCAAGTTTGTGGTGATGTGATTCGACAGTTTGAGCAAACAGTTATTGATCTGGAAAGGAACGTGACCGCTGCAAAACGTGAAGTTTCTCACGCGGCAGAACAGATGATTGCGAAGATAAGAGAATGCGAACTCGACGCCATCACTGACCTCGAGGACACGCGCCTGTTCAGAACGGAGAAATTAAACTCGGTGAAGACCCAAGTGCAGTCATTGGCCAAGCAAATTAATCAAGCAGTAGAATTTGCTGACAATCTGGTACAAAGAAGTTCAAGTTCAGTTATCATGGAAAACAAGCCATATTTGCAACAACGCTTTGCAGATCTCAACATGACTCAAGTTCCATCAGTTCAAGTTAGTCCACATGTGAAGTTTGTTCCCACCTGTACGCCTGAGAATTTAACCCTGGGTATCATCGAACCAATTGTACATGGGCTGACTCAAGACTTCCAGGCTGGTCTAGAGTCATCAATTGCTATATGCCCAAAAGTGAATATTGACGTTcaagataaagataaaaaattcCAAGCGGAAGTGATCGTAGAACCCTCTGAGCTAGTGGGAAGTTTGATGACTCGTGGATGCGAAGATGGAAAAAGGTTTGTGGTCAGGTTTACGCCCAAATTATCAGGCGTTTACAACGTCAGCGTCAAGATAAATGGAAAAGCGCTGCCAGACAGCCCTTTTACAGTCCCCGTTAGGGATAGAAAGTTCCATATGCTGGGAGAATTCGATTTAAAACAACTCGAGGACCTTCAAGGGCCATTTCGAATCGCTGTGAGCAGGGACGGGCTTGTTGCTGTGGTTGATTGCGACGGGCACTGTATCCTGGTCTTTGACAAAAAAGGACAGTTCTTGCGAAAATTTGGCCGTAAAGGGAAGAATCGCGGTGAGCTTCATGCTCCAGCTGGCGTGACATTTTTCAACGACGACGAAATCCTTGTGACAGATTACCTCAATCACCGCGTCCAACTTTTCAATGTGTATACAGGATCCTGCGAGTTAAGTTTTGGAAAGTACGGCAAAGAACTAGGCGAGTTGCATAACCCAGAAAGCGTTTGTGTGGATGACGAGGGTCGGGTGGCTATAGCCGACTGCTTCAACAATCGAATGCAAGTATTTACAGTGGATGGTGAGCCCCTGTTTATATTCGGTGACCGCGGCTCAGGAAAACTTAACCGTCCAAGTGGTTGTGTCTTCCACAACAAAAGATTTATTGTATCAGATACATGGAACCATTGCTTAAAAATCTTCGACCATTCAGGGAAATTTCTGGGTAAAATTGGAGAGCAGGGACAAGGGGTTGGTCACTTCAACTGGCCCCAGGGATTATGCCTCGATAAACAGGGAAATCATTACAATATCCTTGTTTGTGACAGTGGTAATGGACGGATTGTGCAGTTAACAATGGACGGCTTTTTCACGGGAAAAACTGCCATCAAGCTTCAAGATCCAATTGCAATAGCTAGAACACCGGATGGCCCGGTTTTAGTTTCTGATTACGAATCGAAAAAGATATATGTCCTAAAGTAA